The Liolophura sinensis isolate JHLJ2023 chromosome 8, CUHK_Ljap_v2, whole genome shotgun sequence sequence ACGGCTTTGATTCCTAAATTGGTAAACACATCTACAAAATCCCCCTGGACTATATCGTTGTATGTGGACTGTTCAAGGCCCACCCCGGGGCCGTCTTCAGGGTGAGCTGCATCACCCAGGAAAAACACTGTTTTTACACGAATATCTTTAAAATTGTTTAGACCGGCCCAAGTTTCTCTCAAAATCGTTCTGGAAGAAAAGTGACTTACTTCGCTGTGcatataaatcaaaatatcaacTCTTTGGTTTTTACAGATGTCCTTGTTTTCTATGATGTAGCCTTCGAAATACGGATGTTGAACACCTGGGGCGATGGATGGACTGGGAACGGGCTTGAACCACGGAAGAACACCACTAGAGGCAACCTCGCTTTCGATTTTATCATGTATCACGTGACGAGGACGAGGGTCGTCTGCTTCAAGGGATACCTGATGTATTCCGCCTTGAAAAGAATTAATTGGGACAGCTGTTTTGAACTGAAGCTTCCTCGTTGCTACGTAAACCACGTTCGGGCGAGACAAATGAGCAATAAGAAGCGAACACAAGCAGGCTGAGACAACCAAAGAGGCGAAGATGGTTTCCAGGTTAATGCcccggttacctccctttgacgTCCGTTGTGGGGAAGGCATGCCTATTGTAACATAAGAGCCACATAAGAAGAGAGCTGATGCGAAATTCTCGTCTGGATCATTCTGTCGCCAACATGATGGTATCCACCGCTTAAACGTCTTATCAGCTTTTTAACTCCTGTCCATTTTATCCTCAGTTCCTCGGCATCTGAAAAATATTGAGGGTTTAATTAGCTGTAATGTTCATTAGTAAAACGACTGAATGGTATTTATGTGCTTTTACGCTGCCCGAGGGTAGGCCGGCTACCACAAGGCTGGTACATATATTAGCGAGGGAAGGGACTCTAGTTCTCTATTGTCTGTACTCGATGGAGAGATGCTGCGATAAAAAAGACACTTCAGACGttataaaagaaaacttaaacaaCCTAGAATTTGAAAAGATTTCACTTTGCCAAAAAGTGTACGTCAAATGGGAGAACACCTGACAAGCAGAATTGTTCAGGTTTGTTACCATAGTTTAAAacaatgtacattaaaaacattaaGCGCCAGATCATAGTTGTGCCAAGACATGATAGTTATCACTGTGCAAAACTGTTCCACCACTGAACTCCAGAGCATAGTAGTTCCAAGGCATGATATTTATTACTGTACAAAACTATTTCACCATGAAACGCCAGATCATAATAGTGCCAAGACACGCTAGCTATTACTGTACAAAACTATTCCATCATTGAACGCCAGATCATAGTAGTACCAAGACGCGATAGTTATTACTGTACAAAACTATTCCACCATGAAACGCCAGATCATAGCAGTGCCGAGACACGATAGCTACTACTGTACAAACTATTCCATCATTGAACGCCAGGTCATAGTAGTGCCAAGACACACTAGCTATTACTGTACAAAACTGCACCATCATTGAACGCCAGGTCATAGTAGTGCCGAGACAGAATAGCTATTACTGTACAAAACTATTCCATCATTGAACGCCAGGTCATAGTAGTGCCAAGACATTATAGTTATTACTGTACAAAACTGTTCCATCATTGAGCGCCAGGTCATAGTAGTGCCGAGACACGCTAGTTATCACTGTACAAAAGTATTCCATCATGAAACGCCAGATCATAGTAGTGCCGAGACACGCTAGCTATTACTATACAAAACTGTTCCATCATTGAACGCCAGATCATAGCAGTGCCGAGACACGCTAGTTATTACTGTAGAAAAGTATTCCACCATGAAACGCCAGATCATAGTAGTGCCGAGACACGCTAGCTATTACTGTACAAACTATTCTATCATTGAACGCCAGGTCATAGTAGTGCCAAGACACACGAGCTATTACTGTACAAAACTATTCCATCATTGAACGCCACATCATAGCAGTGCCGAGACACGATAGCTATTACTGTACAAAACTGTTCCATCATTGAACGCCAGGTCATAGTAGTGCCAAGACACGCTAGCTATtactgtacaaaaatattccacCATGAAACGCCAGATCATAGTAGTGCCAAGACATTATAGTTATTACTGTACAAAACTGCACCATCATTGAACGCCAGATCATAGTAGTGCCGAGACACGCTAGCTATTACTGTACAAAACTATTCCACCATGAAACGCCAGATCATAGTAGTGCCGACACACGATAGCTATTACTGTACAAATCTGTTCCATCATTGAACGCCAGGTCATAGTAGTGCCAAGACACGCTAGCTATTACTGTACAAAACTATTCCACCATGAAACGCCAGATCATAGTAGTGCCGAGACACGCTAGCTATTACTGTACAAAACTGTTCCATCATTGAACGCCAGATCGTAGTAGTGCCGAGACACGATAGCTATTACTGTACAAAAGTATTCCACCATGAAACGCCAGATCATAGTAGTGCCGAGACACGCTAGCTATTACTGTACAAAACTGTTCCATCATTGAACGCCAGATCATACTAGTGCCGAGACAGGCTAGCTATTACTGAACAAAAGTATTCCACCATGAAACGCCAGATCATAGTAGTGCCGACACACGATAGCTATTACTGTACAAAACTATTCCATCACTAAACGTCTTCATTCTACGTTTCTTTTGCcgtacaatgagtataattctcctGTAAGtcaatatggacagagtgttcagaatctctggcactttGTTAAACAAttgtatctaattccgcttgAACCGGGGCTAGGGACAGAATACTCATTGTGTTGAAGTAGACCGACGGGCTTAGGGCTGTATATTAATCCCATGGAATTAGATCGCCAgattaaatatatgaacaattgcCGTCAAAGCTCAATTTAGATACATAGATTGATCATCGACAACTTACCtatttcatatactttcttaggtcATAGGTGGTTTGTGCAGTAAACGTTGacttgggaactggccttgccattattgacatGCAAATGACCTTGTTATTATTGGCATGCAATTGACCTTGTCATTATTGACATGCAATTGGCCTTGTCATTACTGACATGCAATTGACCTTGTCATTATCGACATGCAATTGGCTTCGTCATTATTGACATGCAATTGACCTTGTAATTATTAACATGCAATTAGCCATGTCATTATTAACATGCAATTGGCCTTATCATTACTGACATGCAACTGGCCTTGTCATTATCAACATCTAATTGGGCTTGTCATTATTGACATGCAATTGACCTAGTTATTATTGACATAAAATTGTGCTTGTCATTATCGACATGCAATTGGTCCTGTCACTATCGACATGCAATTGACACTGTCATTATCTTCATGCAATTGACCTTGTCATTATTGACAGGCAACTGGCCTTGTGGTTATCGACAGGAAATTGGTTTTGCCATTATTGACATGCAGTTGGCCTTCTGATTATTGACATACAATTAACCTTGTCATTATTGACATGCAATTAACCTGGCCATTATCAACATGCAATTGGGCTTGTCATTATTGATATGCAATTGGCCTTGTCATTATTGTCATGCAACTGGCCTTGTCATTATTGACATGCAATTAACCTGGCCATTATCAACATGCAATTGGGCTTGTCATTCTTGATATACAATCAGCCATGTCATTATTGACATGCAATTGAATTTGTCAATATTGACATGCAATTGGCCTTGTCATTGTTGATATGCAATTGGTCTTGTCATTATCGACATGCGATTGGCTTTGTCATCATTGAGGTGCAATTGACCTGGTCATTATTGATATGTAATTGGCTTTGTCATTATTGACATGCAATTAGCGTTGTCATTATCGACATGCAACTGGGCTTGTCATTACTGACATGCAATTGGCCTGGTGATTATCGATGTGCAATTGGGCTTGTCATTATCGACATGCAATTACTGTTGTCATTATTGACATACAACTGGCATTGTCATTATTGACGTGCAATTGACCTAGCCATTATCAACATGCAAATTGGCCTTGTCATTATTGATGTGTAATTAGCCTTGTCATTATTTACATGCAATTGGCTTTGTCATTATCGACATGTAGTTGGCTTTTGTCATTATTGACATGCAATTGACCTTTGTCATTATTGACGTGCAACTGACCTGGTTATTATCGATGTGCAATTGGCCTTGTCATTATCGACATGCAATTGCCCTTGTCATTTTTGAGGTGCAATTGACCTAGTCATTAGTGATATGCAATTGGCCTCGTCGTTCTTGACTTGCAATTGACATGATCATTCCTAACGTGTAATTGGCCTTGTTGACATGCAATTGACCTTGTCATTGTTGACATGCAACTGACCTTGTCAGTATTGACATGCAATTGACCTTGTCATTTTTCACATGTAATTGGCCGTGTTATTATTGACATGCAATAGTCCTTGTCATTATTGATATGACATTGGCCTTGTCATTATTGAAGTGCAGTTGGTCTGGTCATTATCGATATGCAATTGGCTTTGTCATTTTTGACATGCATATGACCTTGTCATCATTGACAGGCAGTTGGCCTTGTCATTACTGATACGTAATTGGACTTGTCATTATGGACGTGCAACTTGCCTTGTCGTTATTGACATGCAATTGACCTGATCATTATCGATATGCAATTGGCCTTGTCATACTTGACATACAATTGGCCTGATCATTATTGACATGCAATAGTCCTTGTCATTATTGACATGCAATTGGCCCTGTCATTATTTACATGCAACTGGCCTGATCATTATTGACATGCAGTTGGCCTGGTCATTGTTGACATGCAACTGACCTTGTCATTATTGACAGGCAAACttttcttttgacaccttgATATTatagaacattttattttattttgaagcAACGAAACGTATGAGaaattatttcaatatttatacaaaaaagaTTAGAAATTTTCTGGCAGTGGAATAAAAAGTCGATGGCAATATTTTGCTGCAGTTTGATGAAcgtgaataaataataatcacCCGAGTCACTCTCTATGCCGTGTATCCTGCTGAGGTGACCAGGGAATCAGGTGGTAGACCTATATACCTTTCTGTGTCTATTTTCTGGAAACCGGCATTGCCATAATATCTCAGTTTCTCACTTTCAAAGTTGCTGCGGAATTTCAGCCTGAGATTCGGGTTTACTCTGGGCGTCATCGGTATATCCTCAAGTAAATCAGCTGGATCTATATAAGTACGACATACCCATCTGGCAAAAGTCGCCGGATGTTTTCGGTTGCCAGTGTCGTGTCATGCGACTTGCATTTTGTTTATCGATTGTACATGTCTAGCAGCCCTCTACACTGCAGGACAGCGATATCTGAATTATGCTGAATATATGCTTTACATTATGAACACCTCATATAttacttttgtaaaaaaaacaaaaacaaggacTCTTCTAATGCAATGTTAAGTTTGTCACGCCTTACGGCTTACAAAACGATCTGTACACAAGGTTTTTCACGTCTACTTAAGACTAATCTGTGCAATACGTTCTTCACGACAGACAATGAAGTGCTCGTATGAGCAAAGTACTATCACCTTGGCTAACGAGTACGAATTGCCAACTCGAAGTGGAGGTGCCGACTACCAACTCTTGTATTTCCAACGAAGTCTTGTATTTCCAACTTCAgcaatatcagacatcatgatTGCTCAAAATAACCTATAAATTGTCTCCATAGTAACAGGACTAATATAGTACAGCGTCGTCGGTATTAAGACAGACAGCCGTCTAACTGCTACCTGCAGCTGACTTTGATCTAACGGCCTACTCCGTACAAGTACACAGTTACTATATACAGGTGGGATTTCGGTGGAGAATATATTTAAACACAGTCAGAACCATTTTAATATAGAAGAATTCAGGTTGGGGTCAGTGACATTAGTGCGCTTAGGTTACTTTGGTGAGCTGGGCACAATTTCATCAGTAAAAAGCGCTAAATGTAACaattttgaaacatattttacGACAAAACTATCACTCGTAGCGATATAGTTCCATGAAACAGAAAAGAAGCACAATAGTTGGTCTATCTACTTACCAATAAATGGTTTCCTGTAATGAAACCTTGGATAATCAATAGCAACGCACATCTGCAATCTTTAATTGCAATGTGCAGGAAAACTATTGGTTGTAGAAAAAAATAGAACTAGATTCGTCTCCAGAACTCACCCTCAACGCCGTCATATACCGTTACCTGCACACACACTCACAGGGTACATTGTGATGAAAACATCAGCAGGGTGGAGCATGGATGTAGGCGCACACTCACCCTCAACGCCATCATATACCGCTACCTGCACACACACTCACAGGGTACATGGTGATGAAGACATTGGCAGAGTGGAGCATGGATGTAGGCGCACACTCACCCTCAACGCCATCATATACCGTTACCTGCACACACACTCACAGGGTACATTGTGATGAAGACATCGGCAGAGTGGAGCATGGATGTAGGCACACACTCACCCTCAACGCC is a genomic window containing:
- the LOC135472669 gene encoding beta-1,3-galactosyltransferase 1-like, producing the protein MPSPQRTSKGGNRGINLETIFASLVVSACLCSLLIAHLSRPNVVYVATRKLQFKTAVPINSFQGGIHQVSLEADDPRPRHVIHDKIESEVASSGVLPWFKPVPSPSIAPGVQHPYFEGYIIENKDICKNQRVDILIYMHSEVSHFSSRTILRETWAGLNNFKDIRVKTVFFLGDAAHPEDGPGVGLEQSTYNDIVQGDFVDVFTNLGIKAVMVSQWISRHCAHARYVIKVDDNIFLDIFRVTELFIPQIWHSPTTLMCHFQKGESRKIQRDPHNRWYVPVHLLANKTYYPEFCSGYAILMTTDVMPILYQGSFKAPLIAVDDAFLFGLSAPTVKPLKYVDISRHLSLQQDVQLGEYTSGAPITHTACKVKDSAGYRSLWNATLNRLTDWALQHASVHVLKQRQSLERGT